GTCGATGTTCAACGTCGTCCCCGTCCCGTTCCGCACCGACGACGCCATCGAGTGGTCGCCGGCCTGGTCGCTGACCGAGCAGCGGCACCGCTGGCTGCCCACCCAGGCGATGTACTACGGCTACAGGCACAGCGGCCGGTTCTACGCCGCCGGCGACTCCAACGGCTGCGCCGCCGGCACCTCCTTCGAGGACGCGGTGCTGCAGGGCTTCCTGGAACTGGTCGAACGCGACGCGGTCGCGCTCTGGTGGTACAACCGCGTGCAGCGGCCCGCCGTCGACCTGGACGCCTTCGGCGACCCGTACATCGACCAGCTCCGCGAGGTCTACCGCGGCCTGCGCCGGGAGATCTGGGCGCTCGACCTGACCGCCGACTTCGGCATCCCGGTGGTCGGCGCGTTCTCCCGCCGCACCGACGCCGCCCCGGGCTCGGGCGCCAACGAGGACGTGCTGATCGCCTTCGGCGCGCACCTCGACCCGCACATCGCGCTCACCCGCGCCCTCACCGAGATGAACCAGTTCCTCGGCCCGGTGGCCGGTGACGAGCACGGCCGGGTGAACTACGCCGGCGCCGACCCCGAGCAGAAGGCCTGGTGGACCACTGCCACGGTGGCCAACCAGCCCTACCTGCTGCCCGACCCGAACGCCCCCCGCTCCACTCCCGCCAGCTGGCTCCCGCTCGCCGGGGCCGACCTCGCCGACGACCTGGCGCTGGTCCAGAAGATCGTCGAGGACCACGGCATGGAGTTCCTGGTCGCCGACCAGACCCGCCCCGACGTGGGGCTCCCCGTCGCCCGGGTGATCGTCCCCGGCATGCGGCACTTCTGGGCCAGGTTCGCGCCCGGCCGGCTCTACGACGTCCCCGTCCGGCTGGGCTGGCTGGACGCCCCGACCCCGGAGAGCGAGCTCAACCCGATCCCGATCTTCATCTGACCGACGCGCGGGGCAGCCGGGCCCGGCTGCCCCGCCCACCCGGGGAGGTACCCATGACCGTCATCGAACACCTGCCACCCGCCCCCACCGCAGGGGGCCACCACCCGCTCCGCCGCCTGCTCCGGCTGCGCCCCGAGGTCGAGGTCACCGCCCAGGGCGGCGACGTCGAACTCGCCCACCCGTGGGGCCGCCAGCGCGTCCACGCGCTCGGCGAGCGCACCGTCGCCGCGCTGCTCGACCTCACCCGCACCGACGCCGACCTGGACGTGCTGGTGCTCGACCAGGTCCGGCTGCTGAAGCTGCTCGAACGCTTCCCGTACCTGGTCACCACCACCGTCGCCGACCAGCTCGGCACCCCGCTGGCCACCGCCGTCCCGATCGCCCGCGCCGCCGCCCTGCCCGGCTTCGCCCGCCCCACCGGCCCGCTGGTGCTGTCCCGGTTCGCCTACCTGCGCCGGCTGCCCGAGGGCAACGGCGAGTCCTGCGTCCTCGAATCGCCGATGGCGCCGTTCCGTCTCACCCTCCACCAGGCCTCCGCCGGGGCCTTCGTGGCGGCGCTCAGCACCTCCCGCACCGCCGCGGAGGCCGCGCTGCTGGCCGGGATGTCCACCGGCGAGGGCGAGGCGCTGGCCGGACTGCTGGCCGGCGGCGGGTTCCTGGACGCCGGCAGCGGCGCCGAGGCCCCGCTGTGGGACTTCCACGACCTGCTGTTCCACTCCCGCAGCCGCCCCGGCCGGCACGACTACCCGACCGGCGGCGTCTTCGCCCACCAGGACGTGCGCCAGCTGCCCGCCGTCTCCACCGCCGGGGCCCGCGAGGAGGGCGAGGGCATCGACCTGCCGGTGCCGGACTGGGACACCGTGGTCGCCCGCGACCCCGCGCTCAGCGAGGTCCTCGAAGGCCGCCGCTCGGTCCGCTCCTACGCCGACACCCCGGTGACGGTCGAGCAGCTCGCCGAACTGCTCTACCGGGTGGCCCGGGTCCGCCGCGTCATCCCCGGCGACCCCGCCGACCCGCACGGCTACGACGGCGTCGAGCGCCCCTACCCGGCCGGCGGCGCCACCGGCGAACTGGAGGTCTACCTCTCGGTGGTCAAGTGCGTCGGCCTGGAGCCCGGCGTCTACCGGTACGACGCCGCCGCCCACCGGCTGCGCCCGCGCCCGTTCCAGCACCCCGGCGAGGAGGCCGCGTTCAGCGAACTCGTCACCGCCGCCTGGCGGGCCACCGCCTGCACCGTCGACCCGCAGGTGCTGCTGACCGTCACCAGCCGGTTCGGCCGGCTGTCCTGGAAGTACAGCCAGATCGCCTACGCACTGACCCTCAAGCACGTCGGCGTGCTCTACCAGACGCTGTACCTGGTGGCCACCGCCATGGGCCTGGCCCCCTGCGGCCTCGGCTCCGGCGACACCGACGCCGCGGCCCGCGCCCTCGGCCTCGACTGGACCGCGGAGTCCTCCGTCGGCGAGTTCCTGATCGGCAGCCGCCCGGCCGGAGTGCCGCGCACCGCGCACGGCTTCGCCGACGTGGTGGAGGCCGCCCGGGCCGGAACGGGGTTCGGCGAGAACTTCTCCTGAGACACGCACGCAGGCACGCCTTCGACCCGTCAGCGGGAATCTGACGGGTCGTTGGCGAGCCTTGCGACAACAGTCCTGCGACGGGAACGGCTTGCGACGGACCGGCTTGCGGTGAGGGTCTACAGCCAGCCGCACTCGCGGGCGATCCGGATCGCGTCGCAGCGGTTCCTGGCCCGGGTCTTGGCGATCGCCGCCGAGACGTAGTTGCGCACCGTCCCCGGTGAGAGCGACAGCGCCGCAGCCGCCTCCCGCACCGTCGCGCCCTCGGCGATCTCGCCGAGCACCGCCAGCTCGCGGCGGCTCAGCGGGCTGCCCTGGCCGCCGGCGCGGACCACGTCCAGCACCAGCCGCGGGTCGTACACCCGCCCGCCGCGGGCGAGTTCGCGCACCGCCGCGATCAGCGCCGGCGCCTGCACGTCCTTCAGCAGCACCCCGGCCGCGCCCTCCACCAGGGCCCGCCGCAGCTCCGCGGTCCGCGGCAGGGCCGGCACCAGCAGCAGCACCGCCGTGCCCGGCGACGCCTGCTGCACGCGCTGCGCCGCCGCCGGACCGTCCGGCTGCTCCGGGGCCAGGCCGAGCACCGCCACCGCGGGCCGCACCCGCGGGGCCGCCGCCGCGGCCTCCTCGCCGCCGGCCGCCTCGGCGACCACCGCGAGGTCCTCCTCCCGGTCCAGCAGGGCCCCCAGGCCCGAGCGGAACAGGTGGTGCCCGTCGGACAGCAGCACCTTGGTCGGGCTCGCCGCCACTGCCGCGGCGAGCGGGAACTGGTGGGGCAGGGCCCGCTGCACCAGCGGGCGTTCCAGTGCGGTGGTCATCCGCGCACCTCCCCGGGTCGCGTGGGTTCTGTGGTCTCGGTTCGGTCAGCCCCAGCCCCAGGTGTCCGAGTGCGGGGGCTCCGTCGAGGTCGGGCTGCCGGACGGCGCCGGGCTGGGCGGCACGCTCGGGCCGACCACGACCGCGTTGGCGTCGGCCGGCTGCTGCGGGCCGTCCACCGTGGTTCCGTCGGCCGTGACCACCGCGCCGGGCCGGGCCGGCCCGGCCAGTTCCGCAGCGGTGGCGACCCCGCCCACCGCCAGCGCACCGACAACGGCAATCGCGACAAATCGGATGTTCAGCGCCATGGGAGTGCCCGATCCTCTCAAGTTTCGGCTGAGCCCCGGGCTGCCACCGGGGCGGTGTGGTGATGCAGCGTCAGGCGATCCGGTCCGATCCGCGTCCCCCGCCGGGGGCTGCTCCCGCGGTCTCGCACCGCCGTCCTGCCGACAACAACGAGAGTGCTCCCGGTGGCACCCCCCTGTCAGCACCCGGAGCTGGCACCAGGGTGCCGTGACACTCTGAGGCCAGCTCCTGACGGGACCCCGGCGCGGAGCTGTCACTTCCCTGACGCGGCAACTCCTGTGACGTGGCGTCAGCAGAGTGACGGGCGGTGCGCCGTCAGCTCCTGGCCCGGTCCTGCCACAGGCCCAGCGCGATCCACGGATCCGCCTCGCAGCGCGCCACCGTCCAGCCCGCCAGCGGCCCGCCCGGCCCGGCCAGCCCGCCCGCGCCCACCCGCAGCGCCAGCTCCGCCGCCAGCAGCGAGGCCGCCGTCAGGAAGCACACCGCTGCCAGCCCCTCCGGCCGCGACAGCACCCGGGCATGGCACACCCGGGCCCCGTCCAGGGGCAGTCGCAGCAGCGCCGCCCGCACCGGACCGGACCCGACCGTCTCCGCGAGGCCGCCCGGACCGGGCGGCGGAGTGAGCTCCAGACGGATCGCGTACACCCCTCCAGACTGACAAATCCGGGGCCGCGCCGGGTGGTGCGACGGGTGTCAGATCTCCGCCTGGCACGAAGATGACAGTTCCGGGGCACCCTTCACGCTTCACCCAATAGTGCGACAGAATCTCCGCAAGCCAGTTCTATACGTTGCCCGGGCGGCGCTAGTCTGACGCCCGGTCAGTTCGAAGCCGGGGGGCGCAGGCCGCGGCACGGCGCGCTGGAGGTCGACATGGGTAGAGCGACGCTGACGGGCACCGGGCCGATCGTGCCCAGGACCGGCAGGTGATCCCCGGCGGCCCGATCGGGCTCGACGCCTTCGGCGAGGCGGTCTACCGGGCCATGCTGCTGCACCCCGACCTCGACACCGGCGGCCTCGCCAGCCACCTCGACAGCAGCGAACCCGAGGTGTGCGCCGCCCTGGACCGGCTGGCCGACCTCGCCCTCACCCGTCCCACCAGCTGCGGCACCCGCTGGCGGGCCGTCAACCCGGAACGCGGACTCGCCGCCCTGCTCGCCCACCAGGAGGCCGAGGAGGCCCGCCGCCAGCGCGAGGCCGAGCGCAGCCGCGCCGCCATGGCCGGCCTGATCGCCGAGTACGCCAGCCTGCACGCCCCCGGCGAGCAGCGCGGCATCGAGATGCTCTCCAGCCTCGACCAGGTCCGCGACCGGCTGATCCAGCTCGCCTCCGACGCCACCGCCGAGGTGCTCTCCTTCGCCCCCGGCGGCCCGCAGCCCGCCCCCGTGATGGAGGCCAGCCGCACCCTCGACCAGGAGACCCTGGAGCGCGGCGTCCGGATGCGCACCGTCTACCAGGACAGCGTCCGCAACGACCCCGCCACCGTCCAGTACGCCCGCTGGCTGCACGGCCTCGGCGGCGCGGTGCGCACCGCGCCCACCCTGCCGCTGCGGATGATCGTCGTCGACAACGCCACCGCGATCGTCCCGATCGACCCCGAGGACCCGCGCAAGGGCGCCGTCCTGCTGCAGAGCCCCGGCGTGGTCGCCGCCCTCCGCGCCCTGTTCGACCAGGTCTGGGAACACGCCCGCCCGCTCGGCGAGAGCGCCCAGCGCGACCCGCACGGACTCACCGGCCAGGAACGCGAACTGCTCCGCCTGCTCGCCGACGGACTCACCGACGAACGCGCCGGGCAGCGCCTCGGCGTGTCGCTGCGCACCGTCCGCCGCATGATGGCCGACCTGATGGTGCGGATGGACGCCCGCAGCCGGTTCCAGGCCGGCATCCAGGTCGCCGCCCTGGGCTGGCTGGAGGCCGCCGAGGA
The DNA window shown above is from Streptomyces sp. TLI_171 and carries:
- a CDS encoding SagB family peptide dehydrogenase, whose translation is MTVIEHLPPAPTAGGHHPLRRLLRLRPEVEVTAQGGDVELAHPWGRQRVHALGERTVAALLDLTRTDADLDVLVLDQVRLLKLLERFPYLVTTTVADQLGTPLATAVPIARAAALPGFARPTGPLVLSRFAYLRRLPEGNGESCVLESPMAPFRLTLHQASAGAFVAALSTSRTAAEAALLAGMSTGEGEALAGLLAGGGFLDAGSGAEAPLWDFHDLLFHSRSRPGRHDYPTGGVFAHQDVRQLPAVSTAGAREEGEGIDLPVPDWDTVVARDPALSEVLEGRRSVRSYADTPVTVEQLAELLYRVARVRRVIPGDPADPHGYDGVERPYPAGGATGELEVYLSVVKCVGLEPGVYRYDAAAHRLRPRPFQHPGEEAAFSELVTAAWRATACTVDPQVLLTVTSRFGRLSWKYSQIAYALTLKHVGVLYQTLYLVATAMGLAPCGLGSGDTDAAARALGLDWTAESSVGEFLIGSRPAGVPRTAHGFADVVEAARAGTGFGENFS
- a CDS encoding response regulator transcription factor; the protein is MTTALERPLVQRALPHQFPLAAAVAASPTKVLLSDGHHLFRSGLGALLDREEDLAVVAEAAGGEEAAAAAPRVRPAVAVLGLAPEQPDGPAAAQRVQQASPGTAVLLLVPALPRTAELRRALVEGAAGVLLKDVQAPALIAAVRELARGGRVYDPRLVLDVVRAGGQGSPLSRRELAVLGEIAEGATVREAAAALSLSPGTVRNYVSAAIAKTRARNRCDAIRIARECGWL
- a CDS encoding LuxR C-terminal-related transcriptional regulator; amino-acid sequence: MIPGGPIGLDAFGEAVYRAMLLHPDLDTGGLASHLDSSEPEVCAALDRLADLALTRPTSCGTRWRAVNPERGLAALLAHQEAEEARRQREAERSRAAMAGLIAEYASLHAPGEQRGIEMLSSLDQVRDRLIQLASDATAEVLSFAPGGPQPAPVMEASRTLDQETLERGVRMRTVYQDSVRNDPATVQYARWLHGLGGAVRTAPTLPLRMIVVDNATAIVPIDPEDPRKGAVLLQSPGVVAALRALFDQVWEHARPLGESAQRDPHGLTGQERELLRLLADGLTDERAGQRLGVSLRTVRRMMADLMVRMDARSRFQAGIQVAALGWLEAAEDAPA